One segment of Nostoc flagelliforme CCNUN1 DNA contains the following:
- the gcvT gene encoding glycine cleavage system aminomethyltransferase GcvT, which produces MANQEDNAQSLARTPLYQVGVELKARFTSFGGWEMPVQFSGISREHEAVRNTAGMFDISHMGKFTLQGKNLISQLQPLVPSDLSRLQPGQAQYTVLLNPQAGIIDDIIVYYQGEDTIGIQKAFIIVNAATSAKDKAWLLQHLDLGKVQFQDLSPDKALIAVQGPKAIKYLQPLVEEDLQSIKTFGHLEATLLGKLAFLARTGYTGEDGFEVMVDPDVGVELWLSLHNAGVIPCGLGARDTLRLEAAMALYGQDIDDTTTPLEAGLGWLVHLDSKGEFIGREILAQQKAAGVQRRLVGLQTQGRNIARHGYQVLSAGKVVGEISSGTLSPTLGYPIALAYVPTQLATIGQQLEVEIRGKAYPGVVVKRPFYRSKNRVAN; this is translated from the coding sequence GTGGCTAATCAAGAAGACAACGCCCAATCTCTGGCGCGAACCCCTTTATATCAAGTGGGTGTAGAACTTAAAGCACGCTTTACCAGCTTTGGCGGTTGGGAAATGCCTGTGCAATTTAGTGGCATTAGCCGCGAACACGAGGCTGTAAGAAATACAGCCGGAATGTTCGATATTTCCCACATGGGCAAATTTACCCTCCAAGGTAAAAACCTCATTTCCCAACTCCAGCCTCTAGTGCCTTCAGACTTGAGTCGTTTGCAACCCGGTCAAGCACAATACACCGTATTGTTAAATCCCCAAGCCGGAATTATTGACGATATCATTGTTTATTACCAAGGTGAAGACACCATTGGTATACAGAAGGCATTTATCATCGTCAATGCGGCAACCTCTGCTAAAGATAAAGCATGGCTATTGCAACACCTTGACTTGGGTAAAGTGCAATTCCAAGACCTTTCACCAGATAAAGCCTTAATTGCCGTGCAAGGGCCAAAAGCAATTAAATACCTCCAGCCATTAGTGGAAGAAGACTTACAATCAATCAAAACCTTCGGACATTTAGAAGCAACCCTACTAGGGAAACTTGCCTTCCTAGCCCGCACAGGTTACACCGGAGAAGATGGCTTTGAGGTGATGGTAGATCCGGATGTGGGGGTAGAATTGTGGTTAAGTCTCCATAATGCTGGTGTTATCCCCTGTGGACTCGGTGCGAGAGACACTCTGCGGCTAGAAGCGGCGATGGCACTTTACGGACAAGATATCGATGACACCACCACACCGTTAGAAGCAGGTTTGGGGTGGCTAGTTCACTTAGATAGCAAAGGCGAATTTATTGGTCGGGAAATTTTAGCACAGCAAAAAGCCGCTGGAGTGCAGCGCCGATTGGTGGGTTTACAAACCCAAGGACGCAACATTGCCCGTCACGGCTATCAAGTGTTATCAGCAGGTAAAGTTGTGGGAGAAATTTCCAGTGGCACTCTGTCGCCTACACTTGGTTATCCCATTGCCTTAGCTTACGTTCCTACCCAACTAGCAACCATCGGTCAACAGCTAGAAGTCGAAATTCGCGGCAAAGCTTACC